The following are encoded in a window of Brevibacillus sp. DP1.3A genomic DNA:
- a CDS encoding folylpolyglutamate synthase/dihydrofolate synthase family protein, whose protein sequence is MHAEEGFVEYTQALDWLHGLLRFGQRPGLERMQWVLEQVGHPERRIPFIHVAGTNGKGSTCAFLTQMLMEAGYSVGTFTSPYLVDFRERIRYNGSMITEEDLLQLVNEVKVWVQRCEQETEFGSPTEFEVITLIAILYFSRVARPAVVVWETGLGGRLDSTNVVLPLVSVITNIGMDHTQVLGESLEDIAQEKAGIIKPGVPVVTGEVRPELLAIFEERTRQTKSTLYHIGEHFQAVQVEEQLGDQQFRYKSIHRRAEASYRLTMNGIHQTTNAAVALMTIDILRNYFSFLLEEEEIFRGLQQTRWPGRLEVISPRPMVILDGAHNQEGMEALVSSLDRLLPDGVQLHLLFSGLADKPLAKMAESLVPVKSKIQKLHVTTFDFPRAAEANSLQESFLAGGWEQEFLDAVPDWRAFLLSWMREKQSAKADDWLVVCGSLYFIAQVRAFFPTIVEEAGE, encoded by the coding sequence ATGCATGCAGAAGAAGGGTTTGTAGAATATACGCAAGCGCTCGACTGGCTGCATGGACTGCTCAGGTTCGGTCAACGGCCGGGGCTTGAGAGAATGCAGTGGGTTTTGGAGCAAGTAGGACATCCTGAGCGGAGAATCCCATTTATTCATGTGGCTGGCACCAATGGAAAAGGTTCAACCTGCGCATTCCTGACGCAAATGCTGATGGAAGCCGGATATAGTGTAGGTACATTTACCTCCCCCTATTTGGTTGACTTCCGTGAGCGCATCCGTTACAACGGCAGCATGATCACGGAAGAAGATCTATTGCAGCTGGTGAATGAAGTCAAGGTATGGGTGCAACGATGCGAACAAGAAACAGAGTTCGGTTCCCCTACCGAATTTGAAGTGATTACGCTGATCGCCATTCTTTATTTTTCAAGAGTGGCGAGACCAGCGGTAGTCGTATGGGAAACAGGACTTGGCGGGCGATTGGATTCGACGAACGTCGTCCTTCCGCTTGTTTCGGTCATCACGAATATCGGTATGGACCATACGCAAGTGTTGGGAGAAAGCTTGGAAGATATTGCCCAGGAAAAAGCGGGGATTATCAAGCCGGGTGTTCCTGTAGTCACAGGTGAGGTTAGGCCGGAACTTCTCGCGATTTTTGAGGAGCGCACAAGACAAACGAAGAGTACGCTATATCATATTGGTGAACATTTTCAGGCAGTGCAGGTAGAGGAGCAGCTGGGTGACCAACAGTTTCGTTACAAAAGCATTCACCGTCGTGCGGAAGCATCCTACCGTCTTACCATGAATGGCATTCACCAAACAACCAATGCAGCCGTTGCTTTAATGACCATCGATATCCTGCGTAATTACTTCTCTTTCTTGCTGGAGGAAGAAGAAATATTTCGCGGTTTGCAACAAACGCGTTGGCCTGGTCGTCTAGAAGTCATCTCTCCAAGACCAATGGTTATCTTGGATGGGGCACACAATCAGGAAGGAATGGAGGCGCTTGTAAGCAGTCTGGATCGGTTGTTGCCGGACGGAGTACAGTTGCATTTGCTCTTTTCTGGATTGGCAGATAAGCCGCTTGCCAAAATGGCAGAGTCGCTCGTACCAGTAAAGTCAAAAATCCAAAAGCTGCATGTGACAACCTTTGACTTCCCGCGTGCAGCCGAAGCCAATAGCTTACAAGAGTCGTTTTTAGCCGGTGGCTGGGAGCAAGAGTTTCTCGATGCAGTCCCAGACTGGCGGGCGTTTCTCCTTTCTTGGATGCGGGAGAAGCAATCAGCGAAGGCGGATGACTGGTTGGTCGTCTGCGGTTCGCTCTACTTCATCGCCCAAGTACGCGCATTCTTTCCCACTATAGTAGAAGAGGCAGGTGAATAG
- a CDS encoding valine--tRNA ligase: protein MSTQPTTDIDQLLPKNYDPKAAENKWYPYWIEKQFFKAERDPNKRPFTIVIPPPNVTGKLHLGHALDTTLQDIITRTKRMQGYSTLFLPGMDHAGIATQARVEATLREEGVSRHDLGREKFVEKIWEWKHIYASHIREQWEKLGLALDYSRERFTMDEGLSQAVREVFVRLYEKGLIYRGNRIINWDPAARTALSDIEVIYKEVKGALHHMRYPLADGTGYIEVATTRPETMLGDTAVAVHPEDERYKDMIGKTVILPIVGREIPIVADDYVDPEFGSGAVKITPAHDPNDFELGLRHQLPQIVVMDETGAMNELAGIYKGLDRFACRKQIIKDLTEQGVMFKVEEHIHQVGHSERSDAVVEPYLSTQWFVKMQPLADEALANANSPESVKFVPERFKTNYLRWIENIRDWCISRQLWWGHRIPAWYCGDCNETIVSRADVTECPSCHSHKLEQDNDVLDTWFSSGLWPFSTLGWPEESEDMKYFYPTNVLVTGYDIIFFWVARMMFSGLEFTGKSPFESVLIHGIIRDSEGRKMSKSLGNGVDPMEVIEKYGADALRYTLATGNSPGNDQRFYWEKVEANRNFANKIWNASRFALMNLADFKYEEIDLSGELSTPDKWILSRLQATIADVTRLSDAFEFGEAGRVLYNFIWDDLCDWYIEMAKLPLYGTDEAAKKTTQSVLVTVLDQTLKLLHPFMPFITEEIWQALPHQGESITVAPWPTVNEQWIFAEAESEMNQLMDIIRSVRNIRAEVNVPMSKKIELLIKPSDALSAERLTRGEHYLSRFCNPERLEISLDLAMPDKAMSAVITGAELFLPLAGLIDIEQELKRLEKEVATLNGEVERIEKKLNNAGFMAKAPEKVVAEEKAKMADYMDKRDKVIARLAELKGE, encoded by the coding sequence ATGTCTACACAGCCAACAACCGACATCGACCAATTGCTGCCGAAAAACTATGATCCAAAAGCAGCAGAGAACAAATGGTATCCGTATTGGATCGAAAAACAATTTTTCAAGGCAGAACGTGACCCGAATAAACGTCCGTTTACGATTGTCATTCCACCCCCGAACGTAACTGGTAAATTGCACTTGGGCCACGCGCTGGATACGACTTTGCAAGATATCATTACGCGTACCAAGCGTATGCAAGGCTACAGCACCTTGTTCTTGCCAGGTATGGACCACGCTGGTATCGCAACTCAAGCGCGCGTAGAAGCTACCTTGCGTGAAGAAGGCGTCTCTCGCCATGATCTGGGCCGCGAAAAATTCGTGGAAAAAATATGGGAGTGGAAGCACATCTACGCTTCGCATATTCGTGAGCAGTGGGAAAAGCTCGGTCTTGCCCTGGATTACTCCCGCGAGCGTTTTACGATGGATGAAGGCTTGTCCCAAGCTGTCCGCGAAGTATTTGTTCGTCTGTACGAAAAAGGCTTGATCTATCGCGGTAACCGCATCATTAACTGGGACCCTGCTGCCCGCACAGCTCTGTCTGATATTGAAGTAATCTACAAGGAAGTAAAAGGTGCGCTGCATCACATGCGTTACCCATTGGCAGATGGCACCGGTTATATCGAAGTAGCTACAACCCGTCCTGAAACGATGCTCGGTGATACGGCTGTAGCTGTACATCCGGAAGATGAGCGTTACAAGGACATGATCGGCAAAACCGTGATTTTGCCAATCGTAGGACGCGAAATTCCAATCGTCGCAGATGACTACGTTGATCCTGAGTTTGGTTCTGGCGCTGTAAAAATTACGCCAGCACACGATCCGAATGACTTTGAATTGGGTCTTCGCCATCAGTTGCCACAAATCGTTGTCATGGATGAGACGGGCGCGATGAACGAGCTGGCTGGTATCTACAAAGGCTTGGATCGCTTCGCATGCCGCAAGCAAATCATCAAAGATTTGACTGAGCAAGGTGTGATGTTCAAAGTTGAGGAGCATATTCATCAGGTTGGACATAGTGAGCGCAGCGATGCAGTCGTAGAACCATACCTTTCTACCCAATGGTTCGTAAAAATGCAACCTTTGGCTGACGAAGCACTGGCTAATGCAAATAGCCCTGAGAGCGTGAAATTCGTCCCAGAGCGCTTCAAGACGAATTACCTGCGTTGGATTGAAAACATCCGCGACTGGTGCATCTCCCGTCAGCTGTGGTGGGGTCACCGAATTCCTGCATGGTATTGCGGAGATTGTAACGAAACGATTGTATCTCGCGCAGATGTGACTGAGTGCCCAAGCTGCCACAGCCACAAGCTGGAGCAGGACAACGACGTTCTCGATACATGGTTCTCCTCTGGTCTATGGCCGTTCTCGACCCTGGGCTGGCCGGAAGAATCCGAGGACATGAAGTACTTCTATCCAACGAATGTCCTGGTAACAGGCTATGATATTATCTTCTTCTGGGTTGCTCGCATGATGTTCTCAGGTCTTGAATTTACCGGGAAAAGTCCGTTTGAATCCGTCTTGATTCACGGCATTATTCGCGACTCCGAGGGCCGCAAAATGTCCAAATCACTCGGCAACGGTGTCGATCCGATGGAAGTGATTGAGAAGTACGGAGCGGATGCGCTGCGATACACATTGGCGACAGGGAATTCCCCAGGAAATGACCAACGCTTCTATTGGGAAAAGGTGGAGGCAAACCGCAACTTCGCGAACAAAATTTGGAACGCGTCTCGTTTTGCCTTGATGAACCTGGCTGACTTCAAATACGAGGAAATCGATTTGAGCGGTGAGCTGTCTACACCAGACAAATGGATTCTTTCCCGCCTCCAAGCGACAATCGCAGATGTAACCCGTCTGTCTGACGCATTTGAATTCGGTGAAGCAGGCCGTGTGCTTTACAACTTCATTTGGGATGACCTGTGTGACTGGTATATCGAGATGGCGAAGCTGCCGCTGTATGGTACAGATGAAGCAGCGAAGAAGACAACCCAATCCGTTCTGGTTACAGTTCTGGATCAAACACTCAAGCTGTTGCATCCGTTCATGCCGTTCATCACGGAGGAAATTTGGCAGGCATTGCCGCACCAAGGCGAGAGCATCACAGTAGCACCTTGGCCAACTGTTAACGAGCAATGGATTTTTGCTGAAGCAGAAAGCGAAATGAACCAGTTGATGGATATCATCCGCAGCGTACGCAACATCCGTGCAGAAGTAAACGTACCAATGTCCAAGAAAATTGAGCTCCTGATCAAGCCAAGCGATGCATTGTCCGCTGAGCGTCTGACACGTGGTGAGCACTACCTCAGCCGTTTCTGCAACCCTGAGCGTCTGGAAATCAGCCTGGATCTGGCTATGCCTGATAAAGCGATGTCTGCTGTGATCACGGGAGCAGAATTGTTCCTTCCACTGGCAGGCTTGATCGATATCGAGCAAGAGCTGAAGCGTCTGGAAAAAGAAGTGGCGACACTCAACGGCGAAGTGGAGCGTATTGAGAAAAAGCTCAACAATGCCGGATTTATGGCCAAGGCACCTGAAAAAGTAGTCGCAGAGGAAAAAGCGAAGATGGCAGACTACATGGATAAGCGGGATAAAGTGATTGCACGACTTGCCGAATTGAAGGGCGAATGA
- a CDS encoding STAS domain-containing protein: MDYRATEANGQATLFFVGELDMAVGDRVGELLQQYGGRNQFVTVDFQGVSFVDSSGIGSLFFTTKELLAMGKQVEIVNVREEILDILGVLGFTEALGIAVGKVGETRV; this comes from the coding sequence ATGGACTACCGCGCAACAGAGGCGAACGGACAGGCTACATTGTTTTTCGTCGGAGAGTTGGACATGGCTGTAGGAGATCGAGTAGGTGAATTGCTCCAGCAGTATGGAGGGCGAAATCAATTCGTTACCGTCGATTTTCAAGGTGTCTCCTTTGTAGATTCTTCCGGTATTGGAAGCCTGTTTTTTACCACGAAAGAACTGTTGGCCATGGGCAAACAGGTAGAAATCGTCAATGTCCGAGAAGAAATTCTCGATATTTTGGGCGTGCTCGGTTTTACCGAAGCACTGGGCATTGCAGTTGGAAAAGTGGGCGAAACCCGGGTTTGA
- a CDS encoding ATP-binding protein, with product MILCERCPDNPTCDNCLVALRSGGAASKVVPPRTVKVTNLATMESFQAKLVAVSRTTIGLSSSDHALHGRIEIELAYDFRIIGSGLRGIAGDPYHIIDIEKVLRREDVLERLLLEEFHTWHMSGELDPADVLLHWKDRDDERGRLIKQEIQKLSILRQIETVFLYLYDEGKVRPLGDVRASLEVEREMQRLVEDAAGSGGPVREQIVTTDGTKVFELYTSVLPDRTCGIALIDVTAVIAEERKRKRREWEIYRDILGVVTEGKLLLLSDEELFFLLREGHKLLAIDIRLPEQLAELRKLFKQALEPQGISDKRMLQFLVAVNEAASNTLKHGNGGVVTLYLTNDRQMCRAVIHDEGQGILLEDIPRATLQQGFSTRHSLGAGFHVILQYCDRVYLSSSLAGTKLILECILSR from the coding sequence GTGATTTTGTGTGAGCGTTGTCCGGACAATCCCACTTGTGATAATTGCCTTGTCGCGCTACGTTCTGGCGGTGCAGCGAGCAAAGTAGTTCCGCCCCGCACTGTAAAGGTGACGAACCTAGCAACGATGGAATCGTTCCAGGCGAAGCTGGTAGCAGTGAGCCGGACGACCATTGGGTTAAGCAGTTCTGATCATGCTTTGCACGGACGCATAGAAATAGAGCTCGCCTATGATTTCCGAATTATCGGTAGCGGATTGCGTGGTATAGCAGGTGATCCGTACCATATTATCGATATCGAAAAAGTTTTGCGACGGGAAGACGTTCTGGAGCGATTGCTCCTGGAAGAATTTCATACATGGCACATGAGTGGCGAATTGGACCCGGCAGACGTCTTGTTACATTGGAAGGATCGAGACGACGAGCGGGGGCGATTAATAAAACAAGAGATTCAGAAGTTATCCATACTGCGTCAGATCGAGACCGTTTTCCTCTATCTTTACGATGAAGGGAAAGTGCGTCCGCTGGGTGACGTTCGTGCGAGTTTGGAAGTAGAGAGAGAAATGCAACGACTCGTCGAAGATGCGGCTGGATCGGGTGGTCCTGTAAGGGAGCAAATTGTCACCACAGATGGCACAAAGGTGTTTGAATTATACACATCTGTATTGCCAGATCGGACCTGTGGAATCGCTTTGATTGACGTCACCGCCGTCATAGCAGAAGAACGAAAACGCAAAAGACGGGAATGGGAGATCTACAGAGATATTCTGGGTGTGGTCACAGAAGGTAAGCTATTGTTGCTTAGTGATGAAGAATTATTTTTCTTGCTTCGGGAAGGGCATAAGCTCTTGGCAATCGATATCCGTTTACCGGAGCAGCTTGCAGAACTGCGTAAATTGTTCAAGCAAGCTTTGGAACCACAAGGCATTTCTGATAAACGAATGCTACAGTTTCTCGTTGCGGTCAACGAAGCTGCTTCCAATACGTTGAAGCACGGAAATGGCGGTGTGGTTACGTTATACCTAACGAATGACAGGCAGATGTGCCGTGCTGTGATCCATGATGAAGGACAAGGAATTTTGCTCGAGGATATCCCGCGAGCTACCCTACAACAAGGATTTTCTACGCGCCACTCGCTCGGGGCAGGTTTTCACGTGATCCTGCAATACTGTGATCGTGTTTATTTGAGCAGCTCCCTGGCAGGCACAAAGCTTATTTTAGAATGTATCCTTTCACGTTAA
- a CDS encoding PP2C family protein-serine/threonine phosphatase — protein MNHQLVKLMELKQNYEYLVMTSNEQSKRQVNYESLMPFIEELVDTWFVKMDKPCFLSITFESALGAVYFRIERGNKESAKVQREVEERIVVSEQCDTAQTPRYVRLFVQSNVNDRELKELEKSFYGLLLVNIRALILRCQQDQSSGQREIEMEMKLARRMQSKLIPTEELQLTSLRTRTVYVPVDYVGGDYIDYRQIDDRYTCFIIADVSGHGFLASIWATGIRIAVRQVLQSSYLPDEILERLNQLLYADLVKTRSYITMLVAVYDEVEHKIRFSRAGHPQPFYLSKSNQTILASKGGVGLGLLPDSTYQMEEVPLEEEGMLLLYTDGLLDSGRKEVCRGSRHWLEELSSLLKMPGDSKQESMNRVEAYLMEITQQRNQTDDISVLILQFEPEESIALV, from the coding sequence ATGAATCATCAATTGGTCAAACTAATGGAATTGAAACAGAATTACGAGTATCTGGTGATGACCAGCAATGAGCAAAGCAAGCGCCAAGTCAATTACGAGAGTCTCATGCCATTTATAGAAGAGTTGGTCGATACGTGGTTCGTGAAAATGGACAAGCCGTGCTTTTTGTCGATCACGTTTGAATCGGCTCTAGGTGCTGTCTATTTTCGGATCGAGCGTGGCAACAAAGAGAGCGCAAAAGTGCAGCGCGAAGTAGAGGAGCGCATTGTTGTCTCGGAACAGTGTGACACCGCTCAAACACCGCGTTATGTCCGCTTGTTCGTCCAGAGTAACGTCAATGACCGTGAGCTAAAGGAACTGGAGAAATCTTTTTATGGGCTACTCCTCGTGAACATTCGGGCGTTGATCCTCAGATGTCAACAGGACCAGTCATCAGGGCAGCGAGAAATCGAGATGGAGATGAAGCTGGCTAGACGCATGCAGTCGAAGCTCATTCCCACAGAAGAATTACAGTTAACCAGTTTGCGAACAAGAACGGTTTACGTGCCAGTCGATTATGTAGGCGGGGACTACATTGACTATAGACAAATCGATGATCGCTACACCTGTTTTATCATTGCGGATGTGTCCGGGCACGGTTTTTTGGCCAGTATTTGGGCAACGGGGATTAGGATTGCTGTAAGGCAGGTTTTGCAGTCCAGCTATTTGCCGGATGAGATTTTGGAAAGACTCAATCAGTTGCTTTATGCAGATTTAGTGAAAACCCGTTCTTACATTACGATGCTGGTTGCTGTCTATGACGAGGTGGAACACAAAATTCGTTTTAGCAGGGCAGGACATCCACAGCCTTTTTATTTGTCCAAGTCGAATCAAACCATTTTAGCTAGCAAGGGTGGAGTCGGCCTAGGGCTTTTGCCCGATAGCACGTATCAAATGGAGGAGGTACCCTTAGAAGAAGAGGGCATGCTATTGCTCTACACAGATGGTTTGCTGGATTCAGGGAGAAAAGAAGTGTGTCGAGGCAGTAGGCATTGGCTAGAAGAACTATCCTCCTTATTAAAGATGCCTGGTGATAGTAAGCAGGAATCGATGAATCGAGTTGAGGCCTACTTAATGGAGATAACACAGCAGCGAAACCAAACGGATGATATTTCTGTGTTGATTCTTCAATTTGAGCCTGAAGAGAGTATAGCCCTCGTGTAG